TTTGTACTGTTCATGCTTTTACATTTCACCATGGATttactatttaaattttttgtattttcttaatttgactctcaaacttttttttttaagaaatcgcATCCTTTTAAGGCCAAATTAAATGGCAATTGATTCAAATTTACTGACCAAGGATAAGATTTAAAGAAGGAGGAATAATGTGGAAAAGGCATCGAAAATGGGTGGTAGGTTCAAAGTTCTCACGAAAAGTTTGCTTTAGTCTTCtaactttaaaatttcaatctctaaattgttttgcaatttaattttgatacaatttttttttcagtttctagtttgagaaatgagagagaaagagaaattgTTAGATTTCTAAGTTGAGAGAGAAAGTCACTATTCATGCCATTTTCGACCATCAAAATGGTTGTTATTGGTGTCCACCAATTCCATGCAATGAGAGGAGTTTGATAGTTGTTGTTTGAAGCCTCAATGTTgcctaaaaaacaaacctaatttgaggaagaaaaaaataacttggtttgatttcgggttattagattttttatatatttttaggttgATGATTTAGTTTGTAGATGTTTTAAGAGTGTTGGTAAGGTGTTTGTAGGTTGAAATGACttaaaatttgggttttttatggtGAAAAACTCAttgctatgatttttttaagcaCAGTAACAGTGTCTCGAATCCGGACTGACATGTCATTTTCCTTAGTAAGTTACATGTCATTtgctcattttaaaaaaaccaatctcAAGCGTATGGGCCTGGGCTTTAATACCCATGCATCTAAGCCTTTCCTTTCAAATGCCCAGACAcactaagctttttttttttttggctttttttgttttttttttaaattaatttatatttaggttaaatataattttaagaaaaaaaatattgaacttgGTTGGATAGATAAGTTAAGTCATAATGTTTAATGCCCTTTTTATCccttaatttaaaacaaaatacaattttcattatttttatgtttaacttaaaactaaaaaaattcaatttcatcttttattatcaattatataCTTTGTTATCTCAGTTCTAtaaacatgttttgtttttttcttttaaaatattatttcataaaaaaatctcatactCTTTGttgttgtataattaaatgtaaaacaatctttagaataaaaaaaattactaagtCCAATGACGTTGATGATCCcactataattattaataaaaagatgCAATATGATAgaatgcatctttaaaaattgaattagaaatgactttgttgtaaattttttaaaataagagagGGTTTACTATTTGTTTCTTCATATTAACGAAACTTAATTGGTGTTGGAAAAACACTCTAGCTCCGGATCTTCTGACATTGTTCACTGTAACAGAAACAGTGTAATAGTTGTTATATCATTCTATCCAAAAAACTTAACACTATCTTTCAAAAGCATTAAAGTCTTTTCACATAcccattaattattataaaattcattAGGGATAGATGAGTCTTTTCTCATCTCGATTGCAtagtaaaacaatcaaaatatcattagaagcaaaaaattaaatttggcgTCAAGGAGCATTCTCATcttttcacaatgatttttttcgTTATTATAATGCAAAGACAATTTGTTATTTGactaactataaaaataataaacaattaaaacacACAGTGAAATGACAAAAATACctgtaaaagcaaaaaatttaaacctagAGTTAAAAGGCCTCTTAGTCttttcataatgatttttttttgtaattataaagtGAGCTCAAGGGCATATTTGGTatttggataaataaaaaacaaataaggacTTGCGTGTGTGGTGCGCCAAAGGCTCGTAAGAGGCGCCCATGTCCCAGAAGGCACGTGTAGTGCCTCCCGACATCCAAAAATACCTTTTTATATTGTTAGAAGCGTAATCATGTTCTCTTCTTGTTGATGCAGTGTGTGTCTATAATGGTGATTCTTTGTCACCTATGagcctttctttccttttctttcatctttcaatatttgattgatttgaaattggATTTTATGGTTTGTTTAGATTGGGTGTTTTAACTCTAATAAATAAGGTtatgaatttgaaaagttaacatatattttttttaagactttatgattctttttatttttattggattttaatCTCATGATATAGGctacaaatttaacaaaatatctAAGATTGACTTAACTTtaactattataattataaatttctcatgaataatttttttatgatatttttttatctcaacatctaatattatttttttaaaaaaaaattatagttcgGCTCATGTTATAATTAGTAAGATCCCGTTTATAAAACATGGTTCAATTCATATtcgatcaaaatttaaatatttttttaatttttttaatgtgttaattttaaaaataattttttaaaaataaaaaattattttaatatatttttaaataaaaaaatattttttaaaaaaatgctacaATCTCTTAAAAGACAATAATTTATATACAGTGCACTGACAAGAGCAGGCAAAGACACAGTAGTCGTCTTCTTTGTAGGGTTTTACTGTTGGCTACTGTCCTCTCCCATTACCCTCAAACGACCACTCGTTTCCGCCATCAGTCACCCGCCCTCCATAGAAACAATGAGGTCAGGTCATTTCTCCTGTCCTCCCTTTCTCTCTGACTCTGActctgcaattattttttactttggtgGTTTGTATGTGCAGTCGGCACCCTGAGGTTCTGTGGGCTCAGAGATCAGACAAGGTTTACTTGACGATTGCATTACCTGATGCTAAAGACGTATCAGTGAAATGTGAAGGTGGAGGGTTATTTAGTTTCTCTGCTGTTGGGGTTCAAGGCGAATCCTTTGATTTCAGTTTGGAACTCTTTGGAAACATTGTTCCTgaggtatttatttattttatgtaatttctcTTTGTATTTTCACTCTTTTGGCATTGAGTTGTGAAATCTTTTGCGGGTTCTTGTCATTTTATCGGAAAGAGAACAGTTGTGTAGTTGATGGTTTGCAGTCATTTTGTTTCATTGGAAGAAGAATGTTAATGATAGGTTCTTTTTGAAGTTGCTGGTCCTTGTGTTAGAGGAGGTAAAATCATGTTTGATATCTGTGGTGTCGTAACACTTCCTGCATGCCAGTTTTACTTTTctcaagaaggaaaaaatacttgaatttgGTAGATTTGAAGCCAAGTTGGGAATTGCTGCATTTCTTTTGGCCATACTTTTTAATGCATCTTCATGTTATGCATTTTTGTGTAGAAAATTGGCTTAGTTTGGAGAAAATAACTCATGCATGTTGTGCTTCAtgctctgttttcttttcttttttctttcgggTGGGAGAATTTATGGATTAAGTTAGAATAGTTGACATGAGATCCAATTTCGATCTATTTAACCATCAGTACTGCTCCCCTTAGAATAGTTCTCCTTTCTATCTGCTGCTATCGCTTCTGCTTTTAATGACTCTCCATCGTTGTCTCTGTCACTCCGTTTTTGTTGCCACTAGCTCTGGAACCATTTCCGATGTGATGCCTTTGCTTAAACGCCTCCTGGGAAAAAAGGAAACAGAAGGATAAAACTTAAACACGGAAAAATTTTGTTGCTGCTAATTCAATATCAAGCAACGCCTTTCTAATCAAAGAGATGTCAATCCCTCTCCttcctctccctccctccctccctccctccctctggTTAGCTTACAAGTAAATGATTAACTATTTATGAATGAATTAACATAGAGCCAGTCAGTCTTCCACTTATACTCTGATCGACAAGTTAGCATGAAACCTCATTTTGAAGCCAGGCTTCCAATTCACTCTGATGAAACATTACTAGTCAGGATAAGTTCCATGTTGTGCTTTCACAGACATTCCTTAGGTTTTCATGTACATCACATCGTCAAGAACATCATGAGGAATATTTTCTAGAATTATTGTTGTGCATAAGCATTGAATATAAGAAAATGCTTGtatcttaaaattttcatttttttttcatgccatTCCTGATCTGTTACTCAAAAGGTTTTCATGTAGCATATAATATCCCATACTTAGAATTGTCTCCTACGTCTTATACTTTTTTGTCATGTAACTGACCTGCTCAAGTTAGAGAAACCTGGTGCCACATAATTAAGAATTTTGTTCATATGACATTTCAACGTGTAGTATTTGTAATTGCAATgtttaaatatgaaaattccTAGTAATTTTCtccattgattttttcattgcaaacttttgaaaagttataatGTTCATGCTTTAAGGCTTTGATGTTAACTATGCAGGGTTCTAAAACTAAGGTTGGGTTGAGGAACATTATATGCTCAATccagaaagaagagaaagtcTGGTGGAAAAGGCTGTTAAAATCTGATGGGAAGCCTGCTCCTTACATTAAGGTGGATTGGAACAAGTGGTTTGATGAGGATGATGAAAAGTCAGCTTGTAAGTTCTCACAACCTGTTCTTTGGGTTACGTTATGAGGTCTCTCAAAGTTCTCTATGGGGCTCAAgttttcaaaacatgattcTGCCCTTCGTTAGGGTATAGTATAATTGATTGAACTTCATGATATCTAATCCTGTCCCAAAGTCCTGTCATTTGATTGTTTAATGCATTTAACTTGAGTGGTTTAATATCTAAAAGCTTAGCACAAGTTGGACTTGCCTTGTTAAATTATCTTCCTCTAATTTGTGTGTGGTCCTGTTTCCCCAGAATAGCTTAGTGTTTTTCTCTTGGGTTGTATTTTTGGCTTCTTTTTCTTGATGAACAGGTATTGTTCTATCCTCACATGTAAAGTGGGAGTGCACATTAGTGAGGTTCTACTAGTGAGGAAATTAGATATCTTCCTAGCTTGAAGAAGAATTGTATGCTAAAAGACTCTCAAGAGTCATTTTGATTGATTCTAGCCAGTGAATTGTGTTAACGATGGATGTTGATATTGCTATTGTATGGTTGACATTCATTATCTCTCACAATGAATGCCATAATGTGCAGAATATGTAATTCCGatgtttatagaaaaattaattagtttacaCCTTTTGAAGTGTTTGCAGTCTTGACTGTTTTGTGCACCATGGGTGTGTGTGGCATGAAATGACtgaacaattcttgaaatttattAGCAATACCATGATGGTGATGCTTTTGAGTTTTGTTAGTACTTGTGCTcttcaatgaaaataaagtcTATTCTTTCAACCAATAATGCATCCCAACACAATCCTTAGCAATCTGGCATGCATGAACTTTTCCTTATTTCTCTTTGTTCACTGCATAACATGGCTGCTTTATGATTTGTATTAAATAACTCGAGAATATATGGTTTAGTATGCAAGAGTTTACAGCGTCAGTTTCTGATTGGATCTGATCAAATTTCTGTTGTCCCTTGCAGCTGATGCCTCTGATGACAATAATGCTGgggtaatttgttttcttttgttgtttggtTTTCTGTTAATATAAAGAATGATTATAGCAGTGCTTCAAGTCTGCTCGATTATTTAACACCTGTTCTTTTGCAGTATGAAAAAGATGATGGGAGCAGTGAGGATGAAGGAATGCTTTGTAAGTTAGACCTTGGTTGCATCATATTTACCATCCTCTGTGTGTACTTCACGTGCATGGATAGGATTCTGCAACAATGTAGTATGCAGTGTGTGCTTAATTTTCATAATCTTTATATGCATTATCATCTATGAACTTCCAAACCTTTAAGTGCATGTAATGAAAAGAATGCTTTGTGACTTTCAGTCCACATGGAAAATTcgagtttttttattccaaaactacgaagacaatgttttttttttaaaaattattccacTATTATGCAGTCCATATCATTTCAAGTGTCAAGTTGCATTATACAAACGAATAAATTGCTTTTGTCTGTGCAACTTTAcctttaatttcatttcttcTATTGCTTGTGATGCCATATCTGACTGTATGAGGCATTGCTTGCAGATCTTCCTGATCTTGAGAAGGCAAGGGGAAATTGATGACAATCAAGGATCAGTGTTGTTAATGACATGGAATTGGAGTTCCAGGGATCACAGAACTGCATCAATTATAGGTATGCAAGGGgatcaaagttaaaaatatgCACATTGCTGAACTACTATAACTGAAGACTGTATATGTTAGATGTGCAATTTTAGTAAAATAGAGGCTGACTTGTAGGATTGAACTCTTCAGAAACTACTTCGAGTTATCTGAGGTTTGACTTGTATCCCCCCCTTTTCCCTGGTCTTGAGGCTGACGggaattttcaaaactttacCAACACAAGGGACTTTCAGTTACTGGACACCATGGTACCAGTTGCTTGACTGGATATAGGATATGATTTAACCACTCTCACCTATAATCTGCCTTAAGTaatgttgatttctcagtttttgATGTATGTTTGCAATTGGAAATTGATCTGCCGGGAAATGTTCAGGTGCCAAACTgcaaattttctttcaattaaaaggGACTTGAAGCTTAGAAGTGGGCACAACCATTCAGTGTTCCGCTGAGATCAAATTGAATTGATGATTTACTAGCAatgtagatttatttatttaagtgtCTCAGTAACAAGCTCACATGGCTGGAAAGAAAATTAGGCAATCGGAATAAACAATGCATGTAGTTTTTCCAGGAACTTCAATTCTTGTATAGCAGATGCCCTTTTTGGGTAAAAATTAAGTAGAATTCAGCCAAAAAGATTTATAAAATCCCTCAAATTGTATTCCAAAATTAACCATTCGGTTACCTAAttacaattaaattcaaatttgcttatgaattgaatttatttgcTTATAAATTGAGTTCAATTCAGCATGTAATCTGATTTCAAATAGGCTATTAAATCAGGGATTGAATTGCAAGGCTAGGGGAAGATTCCACCCCAATTGAATTGCAAGGAACCCATTACACTGTTGTCGCATGCTCTGCTTTCTTTAATCCTTNNNNNNNNNNNNNNNNNNNNNNNNNNNNNNNNNNNNNNNNNNNNNNNNNNNNNNNNNNNNNNNNNNNNNNNNNNNNNNNNNNNNN
This genomic interval from Populus nigra chromosome 11, ddPopNigr1.1, whole genome shotgun sequence contains the following:
- the LOC133668189 gene encoding co-chaperone protein p23-2-like, giving the protein MSRHPEVLWAQRSDKVYLTIALPDAKDVSVKCEGGGLFSFSAVGVQGESFDFSLELFGNIVPEGSKTKVGLRNIICSIQKEEKVWWKRLLKSDGKPAPYIKVDWNKWFDEDDEKSASDASDDNNAGYEKDDGSSEDEGMLYLPDLEKARGN